A window of Garra rufa chromosome 11, GarRuf1.0, whole genome shotgun sequence genomic DNA:
TTGTATGATTATCTTGTGCATATTATGTCTCCTGCTTTTGACCACATGTGGACTGCAGAGGCTCTTATGTTGGGAAATTATGGCTTGTGAATTTTCTGCCTTCGTCTGGTTGCGTTTTTGTTGGAGGACGTTTTGAGATTTTCGTTTGCAGCAGTGCTCTGTGTTTTAAAACATCCTTTTCCTTGTAAATTGGGCTTGTGGTTTGCGGTTTGTTTTGTCACAGCTCTAACTTTATGCGTCAGTGCCTTCAAAGAGGCATCACACCAGCCTGTGTGACATACTGTGCAAAAGTCAGCAAAGAATAAAGTAAATAGTGATCATCATCAATAAATTGAAATGTGTCTTCCAAACTTTTTGAATAAATGTAACATGCCGATAAAATCAAAACAGTTTTGTTTTAAAGGATGTTGAATGTGCAACCATTTCTTGATGGTTTCATTATAGGTATTGTTTTCTTCCTCTTTCCCTCTAGGTTTTATTTGTCTATTACCAATGTGCATGTGTGTAGCACCAGAACTCTGCGGGCCTCTAAGAACAGTACGGGAGAGCCTAAATGCAACCAATAGGAGACGTTTTATGGTAAACAGAtatatgatttttgaaattataaTGTTATGGGCATTTAGGCTCTGTACAGTTTACATGGAAAGATTTAGAAAAGCAATGTGTAGCATGAGACGGAATGAATGacatgccaataaaaggtttgaCACTTCTATTTGCAGAAAGCTAACTTTCCCATTAACTATACTATTCAAGTGCATTATGAGGAGGTGTTCAGACTACGTAACATCAGCAGACTGGTAAGTCTTTTATCCCACCGACTCTGTCCCCAACTGACCCTCTGACTCACTTTGCATTACTTAAAGCCACACTCTTTACAACATCCCACACAAATTAGCTCATTTTTCCTGTTTGTGACCTAGTGCCAGATATTTAAGACTCGTGACTGACAGAGTCAGATTGGAATCAGAGTTTTAGGGTTTCTCAGGGCCTGTGACTCAgcatttgtaaaaatacaggggtTAGTCTCATCAAACTGTTCATATCCAGATCaccatattcatatatatattaatttataattaaataaataaataaaaatagtaaatttATGTATTATAGTACTATATAAAATACAAGAACAGATAGAGATATATTAAACAATGGATATTTTTAATAGAGTTAATGGACTTTTAAATGGAGAGCTAATGTACTAAATACAATAAACTCATACAATCAGACTTATTAAACTGTTAATGGCCTGCCTTTTTTTAAGAGTTATGTTATTAGCTCTCCCATCAGTGGCATGtagtggtgttctgaaatgatgaggcaattttttttttttttttacatttttaatgaaatggatagttcacccgaaaatgaaaatttgatgcttatctgcttacccccggggcatctaagatgtaggtgactttgtttcttcagtagaacacaaacaaagatttttaactcaaacctgtcagtcatataatggcagtcaatgggacccatggctttgagaatcaaaaaaacatacacagacaaaaccaaatgacAAGTGACAATACATTGAAGTTTTAACACACTAAACAATCggcctgtgcaagaaactgaacagtatttatagcattttttacctctgatccaccgaaATGTCAAACTGTTCTGagcatgttcacaacagccggtgtgTGACATAGTAGAGCATACGTGGAAGTAATCTGTCACACGTATACGttactcattgtttacacagagagacTGTGGGTACAacagctactcaaaatggtaattatttgtgCTTATCCTGAGTGTTGCAAAtgttaaaaaaactaaaagattacgtttgcttgtgtGAATTCATCCTGGGAtagttgacttttcaccgactcctaacttttgagcctgatcgactgaagttatggttgttatggctgttgtgaacacgctcagaacagttggacattgtggtggatcagaggtaacaaatgatataaaaactgttcattttcttgcacagaccgattgttttgtgtgttaagatcTTAATGTATCATcgcgagccacagggtttaatttgatttgtctatgtatgttttttgactctaAATGCcatcattatatgactgacagactgcaacggtttgagttaaaaatatttgtttgtgttttactgaagaaacaaagtcacctacattttgaAAGCTCTAGGTGTAAGCacataaacatatttattttttatttttgggtgaattacccctttaaatgtaaatttatgtcccagtcacattttcttggttaaataaacattacttacactaccagaataaaaattttgtattattacttttacttttattttgtatttttactttCTACCAATGTAAATGATAATCTATTTATTAAAACCAAGTATGAATCTAATCACGCTAgggttttttaatacattttttacatttattccaaaataataactcaaggcagtaacaaattaaacaattttatttaaacaattacatttttatttatgaaCTGATGCTTACTTAAAACACCCACAGATTGTGTTTTTATAGGCCATTAGAGGTTCGATTTGGACTTGACAAAGTGGtgatatctaagtgtgtgagttgtttacttacttttttatcaGTATTCCCACGACTTTACATTGTTCATTTAGACTGATTTGCAAACACAGAAtgcaggatttatcgcatgaaccaatcacagccgaacataactaATCATATCCAGTCATATCGTGATGGAGGCACTGCCTCTGCTCACATGACTTTTCCCCATTCATTCTCGATTACCCCCCATCAAAATCAAATTCAATGCATGCTTTAGGagatctgttaaaactcaatgggctcaggggaggtgagagaaACGCGGACTCCctctgtaactttacctgctggtgtcatgttaaacagttttactttagaaaaatTAGTGATTTATACGCTCTTatgtcatattttgtaatatttgcattgttttatttttatactatacatttttttcttagtcaattttttgaggaggcactgcctcccttgcctccttggaggaagcgcccctgatatatatatatatatatatatatatataattctataaaataaaatatcggTAAGACCATAAATTCGGAACTGAATTTGACCTGACCAGGAATAAACCATGTGGCATTAAACCTAAGTAATATTACGAGACTCTTAACAATGTAACTGAAGGTCTCCCTCATTACTGTTTCTCTTCttctctttccttctttcttatCTTGTTCATCTCTCACTGTTTGTTCTCTAGAATACGAGTAATGAAGAGGAGCCACTGCAGGAGAGAGATCTACAGGATTTGTGGCTTTGGGTTAGTCAGCAGGGGATAAAGAGGGTTTTAAAGGTGCTGCCAGAAAGACATCCCACACGACGTAAATACCTCTCCAATCTGGAGAACCTGTTTAATGATTTCGAGGGCCATTATAACCAACTGAATCCCAAAGATGAAGAGGTTAGAACAATAATGTCATTTCTCCTATCTTAAAAGGAACTCATTATAAATCATTCTGCCTGTCACCGAAACGGCTTATATTATCTCTAAGCTAACtcaaatgttttaatgaaagAATCTTTGAACTCATTTTGACCTTTTGAATCTGTCCAGTCTGTGTTGCAGATGTTATTTGTCATTTGAGTGATATATTTCTAGTATTGAGTTCatctaaatgtgtgtgtgtatgtatgtctTTGTATCTGTTTCAAAAAAGAGAGTCCTTCCAGAGAGAATAGAAAACATCTGGGATCGCTTGACGGACCAAAATTATGAGGGCTGGAAGTCTGTTACACCCAAATCAATACTGGACAACTGTTATCGGACCATGCATTGCCTATTTAAAGAGTGCTTCTCAAAAGAAGATGACAATTATGATTGTGAgtaaaaattgtaaatgtttagAATGGTCTATATTAATGAacagggctgggttttgacacaaatttcacagtTCGATTCCATTCTGATTCACAAGCGATTCGGTTCAATtcgatattgattattttggatatatatcaactacagtacatgccaaattttccaAAGAGTCctttggtactacattactataatattaaaaggagtagttcacttccagagcaaaaatgtacagataatgtacttacccccttgtcatccaagatgttcatgtctttctttcttcagtcgtaaagaaattgttttttcagggaaacattcaaggatttttctccatatagtggacttctatggtgcccctgagtttgatcttccaaaatgcagtttaaatgcagcttcaaagggctctaaatgatcccagccgaggaagaagggtcttatctagcaaaatgatcagttattttaaaaaaaaattacaattgatatactttttaaccttaacccctcgtcttgtctaggtctgtgtgaactgttttttccagtttaagacagttagggtaggtcgaaaaactcccatctcattttcttctccaacttcaaaatcgtcctacatcgctgcaaaagtactgacccagtttttacaaagtgaacatgcaaagaagttaCTGTGGTGATGAAGTGATGAAGGGCAATTTTGAAATCAGAGGAAAAAATGAGAATGGAGTTTTTCGACTTACCCTGTCTTGACCTGGAAAATAGACCTAGACCAGACCTAGACAAGAccagaatttgaggttaaaaagtaatgcaattatacatattttttttagaaaatcattTCGATAGATAATAAGTttgaagccctttgaagctgcatttaaactgtattttggaagctcaaactcaggggcaccaaaaaagtccactatatggagaggaccctgaaatgttttcctcaaaaaaacataatttctttacgactgaagaaaaggGGATGAGTACAATTCTGCAAGTGAACTGCTGCCGATTTGTTTACAAATGCCTAAATTATATTCAGAgatgtttttacaataataaagttacaattacataattatatttccactccaatttgttttttaaaatatgaacATTTCAATTGTGCCCATCATAAAAACTTGACAGTTTTGTTCAAACAGATTAAACACTGAAGAAAGGTTAAAATATTGTGTGCAAAATGCTTCTCACTAAAGtacatttttctagctgactaaggagctcactgaatatgttttttctgaggtaaatgtgacattacgtaacatattgtttacaagctgttattgACGTCTTTGCatagttgaaacactgattgagccattacatgagacaggatatggaTTTCAACAAGTTGTACTTTTTCTTTTAACATAGAACACATTCTTTAAACACTTCAGGTGTTTATTCATGTTTGTTTTGTGCTGAAACTGGTACTAAAGCggaggagatgatcagttcaccACTTTTCTTGAACTGCGCCGAAACGACAtttttgtttgaatactgtaataaaatggactgaatttgaaatctgagactgttttatatcaaaagtaacaaagcacaagcTTTTTGTAAATAATTGGATGGGAGGTGTGCTACATAGCtccgttcattaactgaaaatagactagactaatcgattcttgggattttgttttataaaaacCAGCCCTATTAATTaaacctgcatttttttttacattaatggGACTGTAGACAAAATATTGATTGCTAAATATTGATTGGTTACATTTTTCACCTGTGTGAAGTTCCGCTGAATCAATTCCACAAAACACAGACTGTGTGTTTTTGGAATCTGGAATTTTTTTGGGAATATAGTACTTACTCATTGGTATTTTGGTTGAGGGTTTGAGGTAAGACAGTTGAACTCCATCTAATGATTGTTACAACTTGGAAAATTTGGGGAATTTTTGGAGACCAACCTCAAGAAGGGTTCTTCCAGCAGTCCACCAAATGTTTGTTGATAACCTCACGCAACCCTAAAATGTATGCACACAGTAGCAAAAAGATGGAAACTTTTGCTGTTTGTTGATGCGAGTCTGTGGTCGACCATCAGCCTTTGTGAATGAGAAAAAATACTAGGGGATTGAATCAACGGCTTTATCCCCTCCGTGATGAATGGGATGGTGGCATGATTCAGGCTTTGAGGTTATCTGAAGGATGTAAAGTACTTTAAAAAAGCCCACATGTTGTTACTAGCCTGAACACGCCTGGTCTATGGCTTGTACCAGTTCTTTGTGAAATGGCGTTACAGTGGTAAACCCTGaacttgataataataattattattattaacataacACTTTTGAGGAGCAAAAAATGAAGGCCTTTTCTTTAAATGGTTATCTTAACAATTTCATTCAGGTGTTCTAAATAGCAACTCATCAAGATATGTGACCACTAATCTGCACTGTTTCTCTTTGTTCATTTGTAGATTGTGAAGTCCTCAACTGGAGGAAAGGGAAGAAAACGACATAGCAGGAGGTCTAAAGGGATCTGATGCTGTCTTCGTTGCTGGTGTAGGTGTAAAAGGGTGTTACCCGGTTTATGTAGTGACACGCAGCATGCTTGTGTGCCTCTTGTCCTAGTGAAGCCACTGACTGCCTCCACCGGTGTTACCCATTTGGAAAAAATGCAACAGCCGTCACACCAGTTGGAAGTCACTCTACTGACCCTGCAGCTATTGCTCTCCATCTTTCAGAACATTCATACCTCCATCCACTCGCCGGGCAACTTCATATTTATGTGGCATTTTGCTAATAAACAATCATGTATGCACTGTGTGTGTGCTCTGTGGAGGAGAGCAGCTTTGACTCTTCGCTGTAGCATTTACTATTGGTAATTCCAAAAAAGTCTTTGCCACTGTGACTTATATTTCTGAGGAAAGTATATATTTTGTCCTAGATGTATGCCAAAACAGTATATTATCATTGCCACGTTGTAAATGTTCTTGGTACGGTGTATAAATAACGTGGAGCTTCTTTTGTACACATATCATTTGCATGCAAATGTTGTGCTGACTGCTGGCTTGGTCGGCACTGTTGCTTTTACCCAGAGGCTCTTTGTGCTTTACTGCTGGTTAAATGTTGAAAGATTGCACCAAAGCATTtctataaaaagcttttttttaaggTTATCAAGAGGGTTTGATATCAGGTTTGCATATGTTTTATACACAGATTTTAATCTAGGTTATTTATTTGGACTCCTGCCACAGAATGTTCTGGTAACTGTTGTAACATGGCTTGGAAAATAAACCTCTCACTATCACCCCCATGTGTTCAGATGTATGGCTTGTTTTGAGATACTGGTTTGGTTTCTGTTCTAACACCCTCTCACCTCTCACACACATACAATACCTGCTGGCTATGGAAGTGGCAACATCTTGTGATTACATTTGctcaattaattttttatatgGCTATTTATGAGCACTGTAGACTAATACTGAAAGAAAgcttttgcatttttatagttaAACTTTTTTAATAGAATATTTTCCCTCCAAATGGAGTATGTTGCgaaaactaaagcaaacactattaaaatgtttttttttgttaattgaaataaagctgaaataaaatataaataatagatgaaaaactaaaaaaatgttaattaaatattaggaaaagtaaaataaaaaagctaaagagaacattaataataatatttaataaaaatggaaaaaagcacagcagtattattaaaactaaaattaaaaactgaaattaattcaaataaaagCTCATTTTAATGGTTCaaaattaataacaaaaaatatagctgcaagcagcgattaccagggtGTAAGCGCTTTatgcatttaagcacatatgaaaaaagacattatgtagcaagccttttttgcaaatacagttaatttaccataaaaaattgttttgtaacgtttatgactgtcataacgccagctgtggtccgatctacTTTAAACTTTGcctgcttgtttagaatcacctgatGCATGTGCTCACCTGGTTTCATGAAGTTTTAAGATTTCTTCCCTAAGTggaaatttcaacatttttttgataattatttatctagagagtccagagaattgtactgcagtgttttttttcccatattgaatgAAAAGCCTAGTGTATGTGTAGCTATGTGTGGAAAAACCACACAATGCACAATCTTTTATGCCCTTGAAAAACGTGATATCGCCCCAAGTGGCCGATtcctttcaaatttctcacagacctttggggccgtaAGTCAAACAAGTCCACCGATTTTTGTTCCGATCGGCCTAGGTGtctaggtgctcaaaattcatcggCCAGTGCCGGCCATGTTATTTTCTGAGATACGCAAATGttcttatagacacttgtggcactttggatcaAGCCATTTAGCCATTTTAagttttttctgttttatagcaccaccaagtggccaagctctacaatttttgtcctgcgacctcagattgagcccttaagtgttctgagtttggccaagatatctcattctgttcaggagttacaggcattttactaaaagtggctctGCTCCGTTCTAacgttttggtgtccctttgcgaCACTGAGTCAAAGGttagagaatcttcctgcactggtttggttctccTCGGGTGaagaacctaggactagttcgcaaaagtaggttttgcaaaaaaaatccaaaatacccaaaTCTGATACCTGTGCGTTTTGTCCGGTGTGAGTCAAGGATTCCAACAACACAAGACTGAtgatttaggagttatgagcgatttcgtacttttgattgcTATAGCGCCCCCCCGCCCCTTGAGGCTTATTGGGGCGAGCCTTGATGTCTTTGAAGGCGAGTGAGTactaccaaagtccctttaaaggggtcatcggatgcaaaacttatttttacatgttgtttgaacgttaatgtgtgttggcagtttgtgtacacaaccaccctacaatgataaaaatccacccagttgaatttttttatctttaaaatcaggtcattctcagcttcttgtcaatagtcccgccctcaccgagctgaaacaatccgactctgatcgccattgtgtgactcaggtgcaggggaagacaagattGTCTcagagcgattgaggtgttctgttgttggatgtattaATGAACATtacagtcatcatttactcccaacatctgagccactgaagacgcataGGATAATGTTattttcgtttttaaaaaggaaagcgccgatcccgatctacatatgcgtctagtttgtgtgaatcgttcctgatgcagcttcaaccacagcagaagtgagtattagggttttttatgcatctttgcaaacgggtgtttcttaatgtgcttgttggcaagttttgcagctgaaaacgcggctaaagtaaacattaaggctcataatcccacatcagagaggggtggggcgagcagagctcttttgcatttaaagggaccatgcaataaaattagttgatttttttttagagctgattttgacaaggtaaaagggtgttttattacactacaCTAATTtataaccaaagtatattatagagtTTTCAtttagaccctaaagaatcatatgaacttgtggaaaatgggcatccgatgacccctttaaggccaGTCATTtcacttggcggccatctttgaaatggCGATAAATAaggaaaataaggtggataacatattttaaataataaatcatatattttaaataattttaagtcTAAGCAGCCCTGTTGGAAGTTTGTTGAGGCCCTTAATGGACCCCATCCGCCTCGTTGCTCATCCCGACCGCTTCAGAATTTCCCCGTTCTTTCCTGATTTTTCAAACGCGATTCCCCAAAGTACAGTTAAGTAAACACACTACAAAGAGAGAGAACACAGTGTACATTTGGCCGCAATCCGCGTGGTTTCTCAAAAAGTAGGCGTTTCCGTTTGCACACCAAGCTTGTCCTACTGCACCTGCCGTAGTTTCCTGTTTTCATTTGTCCCAGTGTGTCATACGATGAAGGCGTTCCTTGCACCTTAGTGCACGGAGATTAAAAGTTTTAAACTTAAACGCTGCAAAATGTCATCCAACAGTGGTATTCAAATCCCCAGCCGGTTGCCTTTGCTGTGCACTCACGATGGAGTGCTGTTACCGGGCTCGACCATGAGAATCAGCGTCGACACGGCGAGAAACATGCAGTTAGTCAAGAGCAGACTTCTGAAGGGAACCTCGCTAAAAAGCACCATCATTGGGGTTATTCCCAACACCAGAGACCCCGAGCACGACAGCGATGAGCTCCCGTCCTTACATAGGTGGGTCTGTGCTGTCAAAGACTGTCAAACCCGCTGTAGAGCCAGTGTGATGCAACTGTCATTGAGTTTTGTTATGAAACACTTTGAAGGAGGTCCTATAGTCATTTGTCATGATTCTATAATACAATATGTAACTTTTATTGTATTGTAAAATTTAGTTATAATCTGTCACCTTTACATTTTCCCAGAAACCTTAGTGGGAAAAAGGTGATGGCTGACAATGATGACAGATACTATTTTATACTGACTGAACTCTACCCTCAGGATATGTGGTTGAATGATGTTCAAAATTAAACACTGAACTACATTATTCATTAATTTTCTTACATATTAGAGACTAGTAGTAGCAGCTGTGTTTGTTTTCTAGAATGATCGTTTGAGCAACAGTTGGACTTCAACCTTGTGAGTCTATGCTCTTGTCAGCGATCAATGGCTGACCGAATCATAGTGACTTGGTCATAGTGTCATGGTGTCAGagaatatgaaaaaataaaaataaaattccaaGCTTGGAAAAGtcatgtaaatataataaaatgttaaaagtcATATACATTTTATAGTAAATATAAATTTCTCTGGTTATGCTCTGTGTGGTGGTTTGGTGGCACATTGCTGCCACACATTTTTTCCACTCAATAATGTCttaataatgagatgttatgttattttaatgacatattttcttgtaataacgagatgttgtctttaaaacataattttctcaTCAAAACGACATGCTATGATATGTCACATGACCACGACATGATGTCTAATAACGAGATATGTTATCAAATTACATCTTATCTTGCAATAACGAGATGTTGTGTTGTTAAAATGACACCTTTTCTCATGATAACCAGATGTATTGTCGTAAAACATATTTTCTCGTAGTAATAAGATGTtgtcgttaaaacaacatcttttttcgTAATAATGAGGtgttatccctgctgaaaaaaacagctaaaaccagcctaggctggttggctggttttagctggtttaagctggaaatagcttgttttagctggtctcccagcctggctaggctagGAAAGTGGCCAagacccctctaaaaccagcctgctgaccagctttgaccagttaaaaccaggctggttgaccagctaaaaccagccaaccagcctaggctggttttagctgtttttttcaccagggatgtcttttctcgtaataacgagacgtcgttaaaacatctttttctCATCAAAACGACATGATATGATATGTCACGACATATGTCTAATAACGAGATATGTTAtcaaatgacatcttttctcgcaATAACGatatgttatgttgttaaaataACACCTGTTCTCATGATAACCAAATGTTATGTCGtaaaaacatcttttctcgtagtaATGAGATGTTGTCGTtaatagaggtcgaccgatattggtttttaccgataccgatagctaggttggaccacactggccgataccgattaattaaccgatagtttttgaaaatggatactgaacggcaactaaaatagtgctctactatttaaatttttttttactaaaccatactttgtaaataaataaaaatattaatattaattatatattgatcattaaagttatttcatagttcattaatgttaacaaaataaacttcaaaatttaacaatattacagtaaatgttgaaattaacagactctaacaaggaacaacactactattctacagctttcatcaatcttagttgatgttacaaatgggctcattgtaaaggggtgtgaatctttacattttaacaatatgtaaaattgcaggttttatgccttttgtttataatctctgtatgtcagtaggcctactgccatcttaaaattaagattcaatttaattacgattttcaatatcaactaaatataaccatgcgtcacattctcagttttcaatattactgcacatggtaccattttcatttacattttatatcaaattgatttttccattatataagcaggctacttttttaaacaattacttatttagaataagtcttttttctttatcatttgattattactgatgagatcgaAGACAGTAGCTTTTTAACAGGCTGCAtcaaaacgaatgcacagatctatttcgatatatcaaatgttttgtcctgctctaaaaacataactgactgtgtgtactgtacatcagtttcgtataaaagtattcgaaaatgcaagcaatcgagctttttaggacgaacaaacccaaagcacaagtgaaagtctgtcagtgcgcgagttttgtgcatctaatagtactgcattacaaacggctgAAATGAAGGAattgtaaagtaaaaaactgcggttgaaagttcactgtcaaacaatgcactatgcacatgtagctcacagtgcaaatcctgtgcaatgaagcccgccgcgtctccAGCGCGcgcacgtgccatatgcggggaaaacacaagctcattgaagagaggattgcgatgcatcggagaatcctttttttttacccacccttaatgaaaccggacaAAAGTTCAGCGCTGCGTTAACGGATAACTTGCAGgtatcaaacacacacaggacacgttgtgtagttcaagcagaaatctaaaacagtttatttaatcaccaaacgggcaaatgtttactttgagaatgatttaaaaaagcggcaaaggttagattaaagaacagatcaaacggaaagagaaagtgcgatctatatcgttaattgcagccatttcagaaacaatttattttctgttttacatttatgttttaaatattatttgttttgtttcagtttaatatgttaattacgaaagaagtttgtgtaatttgtaaatgtcataaaggacgtggtatgaattggacggcaaaaagccgggagaattggagagggtcagacacaatttttgaccacttcgtacgtttttatttgtggaaaatcccttcttaaacgaatttcgttttgtataatttattacttaatttttaatagatatttttgttgatcagttattataagaacaggaaaatggcattgtaaaacaaagtgcgtaactaccatgcttccgctgcctgacgaaaaggctaaa
This region includes:
- the il34 gene encoding interleukin-34, with the protein product MVQPECRLLRGLLGFICLLPMCMCVAPELCGPLRTVRESLNATNRRRFMKANFPINYTIQVHYEEVFRLRNISRLNTSNEEEPLQERDLQDLWLWVSQQGIKRVLKVLPERHPTRRKYLSNLENLFNDFEGHYNQLNPKDEERVLPERIENIWDRLTDQNYEGWKSVTPKSILDNCYRTMHCLFKECFSKEDDNYDYCEVLNWRKGKKTT